The Mycolicibacterium cosmeticum DNA window TTTTTACATTTGTGCTGGCGTTTCAGGTCCCGGACCTACTGAAGAGACTCCCAGAATTCGGTCAGGACCACGGCACCGCGCTGTGGATCCTGCACCATCCACCAGTGCCCCAGGCCGTCGAGCACCTCGGTCCGGGCGCCTGCCCGATCGGCCGCCCGGCGGCGGATTTCCTCGGAGCCGGTGTAGTGGTCCTCGGTGGCGAGCAGGCACAGTCCCGGCCGGGCGGCCGCATTACCCAACTGGCGGCCGGCTTCGGCCAGCACCGGCGCCGGGACGGAGCGGTACAGCGCGAGGATGGCCCGGCCCATCTCCGGGCCCAGACCCTCGGCGATCTCGGCGGCCACCGGCGCAGTGATACCGAGTGCGGCCAGCCGCTCGGCGCGCTCCGGCACGGTCCCGCCGACCAGCGCGTCGACGAACTGCTCACCGGCACCGGGGGTCTGCCAGATCTGGGCCGCCTCATGCCAGACGTACTCGGGGTCGAACACCCCGATGATGTCGGTGGCCCAGCTGCGCACCAATTCCGGCCGGTGCATCATCGCGTTCACCACGTGGTTGCCGCCCCAGTCATGGCCGACCAGGTCGATCGGGCCGTCGATGCGAGCCAGTTCGCCTTCCAGCCAGTCGCGATAGTCCAGGTAGGTGGCGGCCCAGCCGTCCGGCAGGGGCGCACCGAATCCCGGCGGGGACAGCCGGATCACGTCATCGCGCCCCAGCGCCTCGACCAGCGGGCCCCACAGCGCGTCGGTCTCCGGATTGCCGTGCACCAGAACCACCGTCATGAGTTCATCCTGACATCGCGGTGTCAGCGTGGCGGGTCGCCGCGCCAACTGAAGCTGTTCACGTACTTGCCGACGTCCATCGCCAGCTGCAGGTTGGCCCCCGAGGGATGCCCGATCCCGAACGACGGGCTGAATTCGTGGTAGGGCCCGATCGCGGCGGCCACCAACGCGAGATCGTTCTTGATCGCGACCATCACCATGATGCGCAGCCGCGTGTACGTGCCGGTGGAATCCTGCGGATAGTCGTCGGCGAACACCCCGTAGCCGGGCTGGTAACCGACTGCGGCATTGGGTATCTCGTAGTCGACGGTGGCGTCCGGGTAACTACGGGCGATCAGCTCCTCGGCGATCGCCCGCGGCGTGCGTCCGTTCGCCGGCTCACCGAACAGTTCCACCGTGCCGGTGTCCCCGGCCACGAAGTCCAGGGTGACACCGTCCGGGTTGAGCGTCGCCCGATAGGCGGTGCCCGGGCCGGGGTAGGACACCGAGAAGGATCCGTCCGCGGCGGTGAAGCGGGGATTGATCGCCACCGGCGTGCCGAGCGGTGGCTGCCCGCAATCCGGCGGGCACCGGTAGTTGGGTATTTCGGGGGTGACCACCAGGGACACGGCCGACGC harbors:
- a CDS encoding alpha/beta fold hydrolase, whose translation is MTVVLVHGNPETDALWGPLVEALGRDDVIRLSPPGFGAPLPDGWAATYLDYRDWLEGELARIDGPIDLVGHDWGGNHVVNAMMHRPELVRSWATDIIGVFDPEYVWHEAAQIWQTPGAGEQFVDALVGGTVPERAERLAALGITAPVAAEIAEGLGPEMGRAILALYRSVPAPVLAEAGRQLGNAAARPGLCLLATEDHYTGSEEIRRRAADRAGARTEVLDGLGHWWMVQDPQRGAVVLTEFWESLQ